Proteins encoded within one genomic window of Variovorax sp. OAS795:
- a CDS encoding SDR family oxidoreductase produces MSTSPLVFITGASSGIGQALAARFYQAGYRLALVARRTGEIEAWATARQLDPARYQIYGADVAQTESILSAAAACIERQGLPDVVIANAGISVGVDTAEREDIDVMARTFATNNVGLMATFHPFVAAMRQRGSGRLVGIASVASIRGLPGHGAYCASKAGVVAYCESLRGELYDSGVKVVTLCPGYIDTPLTQGNRYGMPFLMNADDFAAQALRAIEAGTSYRVIPWQMGVIAKLMRMLPNAVLDRGVQGRGRKKRSGES; encoded by the coding sequence ATGAGCACATCGCCGCTGGTCTTCATCACGGGCGCATCGAGCGGCATCGGCCAGGCCCTGGCCGCGCGCTTCTACCAGGCAGGCTACCGGCTGGCGCTGGTCGCGCGGCGCACGGGGGAGATCGAAGCCTGGGCCACCGCCCGCCAGCTGGATCCAGCCCGCTACCAGATTTATGGCGCGGACGTGGCCCAGACGGAGAGCATCCTTTCCGCCGCCGCCGCCTGCATCGAACGCCAGGGCCTGCCCGACGTGGTGATCGCCAACGCCGGCATCAGCGTGGGCGTCGACACGGCGGAGCGCGAGGACATCGACGTGATGGCCCGGACCTTCGCCACCAACAACGTGGGCCTGATGGCCACTTTCCACCCCTTCGTGGCGGCCATGCGGCAACGCGGCAGCGGCCGGCTGGTCGGCATCGCGAGCGTGGCATCCATCCGGGGTCTTCCGGGGCACGGGGCCTATTGCGCGAGCAAGGCCGGCGTGGTCGCGTACTGCGAGAGCCTGCGCGGCGAGCTGTACGACAGCGGCGTCAAGGTCGTCACGCTGTGCCCGGGCTACATCGACACGCCGCTGACCCAGGGCAACCGCTACGGCATGCCCTTTCTCATGAATGCCGACGACTTTGCGGCGCAGGCGCTGCGCGCCATCGAGGCCGGTACCAGCTACCGCGTGATCCCGTGGCAGATGGGCGTGATCGCAAAGCTGATGCGCATGCTGCCGAACGCCGTGCTCGACCGCGGCGTGCAGGGCCGCGGACGCAAGAAGCGCAGCGGCGAAAGCTGA
- the lptC gene encoding LPS export ABC transporter periplasmic protein LptC, producing the protein MKGAWNLVRDVLDRGTIYLPIILTAAVALGTYWLVRNAPKLLEPTAKAAPTHEPDYFMRNFVIKNFLPNGDLRSELHGKEGRHYPDTDTVEVDNVRMRSVSPQGYTTHATANRGVSNSDGSEIQLFGNAIVIRDPVVGPTGKGTPRLEFRGDFLHAFLDTERVTSNKPVTLIRGTDQFTADNLDYDNLSGVANLTGRVRGVLIPSAAAAAGKPR; encoded by the coding sequence ATGAAGGGCGCCTGGAACCTTGTGCGCGACGTGCTCGATCGCGGCACGATCTACCTGCCCATCATCCTCACGGCCGCGGTGGCGCTCGGCACCTACTGGCTGGTGCGCAACGCACCCAAGTTGCTCGAACCCACCGCCAAGGCCGCGCCCACGCATGAGCCCGACTATTTCATGCGCAACTTCGTGATCAAGAACTTCCTGCCCAACGGCGACCTGCGCAGCGAGCTGCACGGCAAGGAAGGCCGCCACTACCCCGATACCGACACCGTCGAGGTCGACAACGTGCGCATGCGCTCGGTTTCCCCTCAGGGCTACACCACCCACGCCACGGCCAACCGGGGCGTGTCGAACTCCGATGGCAGCGAGATCCAGCTCTTCGGCAACGCCATCGTCATCCGCGATCCCGTCGTGGGGCCGACCGGCAAGGGCACGCCGCGGCTGGAATTCCGCGGCGACTTCCTGCACGCCTTCCTCGATACCGAGCGTGTGACATCGAACAAGCCGGTCACGCTCATCCGCGGAACCGACCAGTTCACCGCCGACAACCTCGACTACGACAACCTGAGCGGCGTCGCCAACCTCACCGGCCGGGTGCGCGGCGTGCTGATTCCCTCCGCGGCGGCCGCGGCGGGCAAACCGCGTTGA
- a CDS encoding HAD hydrolase family protein — MPLDFQAETLLAAQDVRIAFFDIDGVLTDGGVYFTEHGETLKRFSILDGYGLKLLRLAGITPAVITGRDSKPLRVRLEALGIEHVRYGTEDKLPAAEAMLGQLGFGWHQAAAIGDDWPDLPVLARAGFSAAPANAHFEVRDAVNYVTRARGGEGAAREFCDLLLTASGQYSRLLDTARGPRQ, encoded by the coding sequence ATGCCGCTCGACTTCCAGGCCGAGACCTTGCTCGCCGCGCAGGACGTGCGCATCGCCTTCTTCGACATCGACGGCGTGCTGACCGACGGCGGCGTGTATTTCACCGAGCATGGCGAAACGCTCAAGCGCTTCAGCATCCTCGACGGCTACGGCCTCAAGCTGCTGCGCCTGGCCGGCATCACGCCCGCGGTGATCACCGGGCGCGACTCGAAGCCGCTGCGCGTGCGGCTCGAGGCGCTGGGCATCGAGCATGTGCGCTACGGCACCGAAGACAAGCTGCCCGCGGCCGAAGCCATGCTGGGGCAACTGGGCTTCGGCTGGCACCAGGCGGCTGCGATCGGCGACGACTGGCCCGACCTGCCGGTGCTGGCGCGCGCCGGCTTCTCGGCGGCGCCGGCCAATGCGCACTTCGAGGTGCGCGACGCCGTCAACTACGTCACCCGCGCACGCGGCGGCGAAGGCGCGGCGCGCGAATTCTGCGACCTGTTGCTAACGGCCTCCGGCCAGTACAGCCGCCTCCTCGATACCGCCCGGGGTCCCAGGCAATGA
- a CDS encoding KpsF/GutQ family sugar-phosphate isomerase encodes MSSAPLPPVVDADAILARARATFDIESDAVLGLKARVGPSFVDAVRKVLEVRGRVVVMGMGKSGHVGRKIAATLASTGTPAMFVHPAEASHGDLGMIKPVDLVLAISNSGEVDELTVILPVVKRQGVPLIAMTGRIDSTLARHADIVIDAGVAKEACPLNLAPTASTTAQMAMGDALAVALLDARGFGSEDFARSHPGGALGRKLLTHVADVMRSGDEVPRVAPTASLSELMREMSSKGLGATAVVDAEGRAIGIFTDGDLRRQVETGGDLRGLTAADVMHPGPRTLRADALAVEAAELMEEHRITSVLIVDAAGQLIGALSINDLMRAKVI; translated from the coding sequence ATGAGTTCTGCTCCCCTGCCCCCCGTGGTCGACGCCGACGCGATTCTTGCGCGCGCGCGAGCCACCTTCGACATCGAGTCCGACGCGGTGCTCGGCCTCAAGGCGCGCGTCGGCCCGAGCTTTGTCGACGCCGTGCGCAAGGTCCTCGAAGTGCGCGGGCGCGTGGTCGTCATGGGCATGGGCAAGAGCGGCCATGTGGGCCGCAAGATCGCCGCCACCCTCGCCTCCACGGGAACGCCCGCCATGTTCGTCCACCCGGCCGAGGCCAGCCATGGCGATCTCGGCATGATCAAGCCGGTCGACCTGGTGCTGGCCATCTCCAACAGCGGCGAGGTCGACGAGCTCACCGTGATCCTGCCGGTGGTCAAGCGCCAGGGCGTGCCGCTGATCGCCATGACCGGCCGCATCGATTCCACCCTGGCGCGCCACGCCGACATCGTGATCGACGCCGGCGTTGCCAAGGAGGCCTGCCCGCTGAACCTCGCCCCCACCGCGAGCACTACCGCCCAGATGGCGATGGGCGACGCGCTGGCGGTGGCGCTGCTCGATGCGCGCGGCTTCGGCTCCGAAGACTTCGCACGCTCCCACCCCGGCGGCGCGCTGGGCCGCAAGCTGCTCACCCACGTGGCCGACGTGATGCGCTCGGGCGACGAAGTGCCCCGCGTCGCGCCCACCGCCTCGCTGAGCGAACTGATGCGCGAGATGAGCTCCAAGGGCCTGGGCGCCACGGCGGTGGTCGATGCCGAAGGCCGGGCCATCGGCATCTTCACCGACGGCGACCTGCGCCGCCAGGTCGAGACCGGCGGCGACCTGCGCGGCCTGACGGCCGCCGACGTGATGCATCCCGGCCCGCGCACGCTGCGCGCCGACGCGCTGGCGGTCGAGGCGGCCGAGCTGATGGAAGAGCACCGCATCACCAGCGTGCTCATCGTCGATGCCGCGGGGCAGCTGATCGGCGCGCTCAGCATCAACGACCTGATGCGCGCGAAGGTCATCTGA
- a CDS encoding monovalent cation:proton antiporter-2 (CPA2) family protein: protein MSSFDLTLMYLLAAVIGVVVCRSLKLPPMLGYLTAGILIGPHALALAQNSEAIRHLGEFGVVFLMFVIGLEFSLPKLRAMRKHVFGLGLLQVLLTMTIATAGALLIASQLPPAWRLGWQTALALSGALTMSSTAIVVKLMAERLELESEHGRRVMGVLLFQDLAVVPLLVLIPALGAPPEALAKAIGFAMVKATLLIGVLLYGGPRIMRWWLTLVARRRSEELFILNVLLITLGLAWLTELAGLSLALGAFIAGMLVSETEYKHQVETDIRPFHDVLLGLFFITVGMSLDWHIVVDRWALVAVLLLLPLAFKLALVTVLARLLGATSGVSLRTGLYLAQAGEFGFVLLALAQERSLLPPWLANPVLASMVLSMLATPFIVMYTNAIVRKLVASDWLQQSLQMTSIARKTINTAQHVIICGYGRCGQNLARILEHEGIPYMALDLDPDRVRQAAAAGDSVVFGDAARLQALMAAGLARASAVVVTYLDVPGAMKVLANTRAHAPQVPVIVRTQDDHDLEKLQAAGATEVVPEAIEGSLMLASHALALVGVPMRRVIRVVQDQRDARYNLLRGYFHGADDDNADEIDHERLNTFTLTPGARAVGQTLARVALEPLGVRVASLRRQNGQAQVLTQDTVLSDGDTLVLSGKPAALAVAIERLQKG from the coding sequence ATGTCTTCGTTCGATCTCACGCTGATGTATTTGCTGGCCGCGGTGATCGGCGTGGTGGTCTGCCGCTCGCTGAAACTGCCGCCGATGCTGGGCTATCTCACGGCCGGCATTCTCATCGGCCCGCATGCGCTGGCATTGGCGCAGAACTCCGAAGCCATACGCCACCTGGGCGAGTTCGGCGTGGTGTTCCTGATGTTCGTGATCGGGCTGGAGTTCAGCCTGCCCAAGCTGCGGGCCATGCGCAAGCACGTGTTCGGCCTGGGCCTGCTGCAGGTGCTGCTGACGATGACCATCGCCACCGCCGGAGCGCTGCTGATCGCCTCCCAGCTCCCGCCGGCCTGGCGGCTCGGGTGGCAGACGGCGCTGGCCCTGTCGGGCGCGCTGACCATGAGCAGCACCGCCATCGTCGTCAAGCTGATGGCCGAGCGGCTCGAGCTGGAAAGCGAACACGGCCGGCGCGTGATGGGCGTGCTGCTGTTCCAGGATCTGGCCGTGGTGCCGCTGCTGGTGCTGATCCCGGCGCTCGGCGCACCGCCCGAAGCGCTGGCCAAGGCCATCGGCTTCGCGATGGTGAAGGCCACCTTGCTGATCGGCGTGCTGCTCTACGGGGGGCCGCGCATCATGCGGTGGTGGCTCACGCTGGTGGCCCGCCGGCGCAGCGAAGAGCTTTTCATCCTGAACGTGCTGCTGATCACGCTCGGCCTGGCCTGGCTGACCGAACTGGCCGGGCTGAGCCTGGCGCTGGGTGCCTTCATCGCCGGCATGCTGGTTTCGGAGACCGAATACAAGCACCAGGTCGAAACCGACATCCGGCCTTTCCACGACGTGCTGCTGGGCCTGTTCTTCATCACGGTCGGCATGTCGCTCGACTGGCACATCGTGGTGGACCGCTGGGCGCTGGTGGCCGTGCTGCTGCTGCTGCCGCTCGCGTTCAAGCTCGCGCTGGTGACGGTGCTGGCGCGGCTCCTGGGCGCCACCTCGGGCGTGTCGCTGCGCACCGGCCTCTACCTGGCGCAGGCCGGCGAGTTCGGATTCGTGCTGCTGGCGCTGGCGCAGGAGCGCAGCCTGCTGCCGCCCTGGCTGGCCAATCCGGTGCTGGCCTCGATGGTGCTGTCGATGCTGGCCACGCCGTTCATCGTGATGTACACCAACGCCATCGTGCGCAAGCTGGTGGCGAGCGACTGGCTCCAGCAGTCGCTGCAGATGACCAGCATCGCGCGCAAGACCATCAACACCGCGCAGCACGTGATCATCTGCGGCTACGGCCGCTGCGGGCAGAACCTGGCCCGCATCCTGGAGCATGAGGGCATTCCGTACATGGCGCTGGACCTCGACCCCGACCGTGTGCGGCAGGCGGCGGCGGCCGGCGACTCGGTGGTGTTCGGCGACGCGGCGCGCCTGCAGGCGCTGATGGCCGCGGGCCTGGCGCGCGCCAGTGCCGTGGTCGTGACCTATCTCGACGTGCCGGGCGCCATGAAGGTGCTGGCCAACACCCGCGCCCATGCGCCCCAGGTGCCGGTGATCGTGCGCACGCAGGACGACCACGACCTGGAAAAGCTGCAGGCCGCCGGGGCGACCGAAGTGGTGCCCGAGGCCATCGAGGGTTCGCTGATGCTCGCGAGCCATGCGCTCGCGCTCGTGGGCGTGCCGATGCGGCGCGTGATCCGCGTGGTGCAGGACCAGCGCGACGCGCGCTACAACCTGCTGCGCGGCTACTTCCACGGCGCCGACGACGACAACGCCGACGAGATCGACCACGAGCGGCTCAACACCTTCACGCTCACACCGGGCGCGCGCGCGGTGGGGCAGACGCTGGCAAGGGTGGCACTGGAACCGCTGGGCGTGCGGGTTGCCAGCCTGCGGCGCCAGAACGGCCAGGCCCAGGTGCTGACCCAGGATACGGTGCTGAGCGACGGCGACACCCTGGTGCTGTCCGGCAAGCCGGCGGCGCTGGCGGTTGCCATCGAGCGGCTGCAAAAAGGCTAG
- a CDS encoding cyclic nucleotide-binding domain-containing protein, with the protein MSIQNLSRAIADNTSNDAFALTLNVQQWETLAGYLQPITTGVGDVLMEQGTHDRSVYFLESGAISVHRVSSKDQMKLAVLMPGSVVGEGSFFSREPHSAHVVVTGAGRVWRLTAVRFSEMSNRQPNLALEVAMGLGAVIAKRMAHRSKRVAVT; encoded by the coding sequence ATGTCCATCCAGAACCTGAGCCGCGCCATCGCGGACAACACCAGCAACGACGCCTTCGCGTTGACGCTCAACGTACAGCAGTGGGAAACCCTGGCGGGCTACCTGCAGCCCATCACGACGGGGGTCGGCGACGTCCTCATGGAGCAGGGCACGCACGACCGCTCGGTGTATTTTCTCGAGAGCGGCGCCATCAGCGTGCACCGCGTGAGCAGCAAGGACCAGATGAAGCTGGCCGTGCTCATGCCGGGGTCGGTGGTGGGCGAAGGTTCCTTCTTCTCGCGCGAACCGCATTCGGCGCACGTGGTGGTTACCGGCGCCGGCCGTGTCTGGCGCCTCACGGCCGTCCGTTTCTCCGAAATGTCGAACCGGCAGCCCAACCTCGCGCTCGAGGTTGCGATGGGCCTCGGTGCGGTGATCGCCAAGCGCATGGCGCACCGGTCCAAGCGCGTCGCCGTCACCTGA
- the mnmE gene encoding tRNA uridine-5-carboxymethylaminomethyl(34) synthesis GTPase MnmE — protein sequence MTFARTTDPIAAIATASGRGAVGIVRVSGARLAPLIDALCGRPLKPREATYLPFRDAAGEPVDHGLAIHFPSPHSFTGEDVLELQAHGGAVVLQLLLARCLEAAAEPDPATGKPRLPGLRVAEPGEFSQRAFLNGKIDLAQAEAIADLIDASTEAAARSAGRSLSGAFSREIHTLRDALIHLRMLVEATLDFPEEEIDFLQKADAAGQLARLQAQLAAVQQRAKQGALLREGIKVVIAGQPNAGKSSLLNALAGAELAIVSAVAGTTRDVVSQTIQIHGVPLHVADTAGLRESSDEVEQIGVARAWGQIESADAVLFLHDLTRASLPDYAAADAGILRSLRQKLPASVPVLDVWNKQDAAPMAGIAEGIALSARTGLGIEALREQLLAMAGWQAVPEGVYLARARHVQALARVDTHLRLAGSHLAAQAQMLDLLAEELRLAQNALNEITGEFGADDLLGVIFSRFCIGK from the coding sequence ATGACCTTCGCCCGCACCACCGATCCCATCGCCGCCATCGCCACTGCTTCGGGGCGCGGCGCGGTGGGCATCGTCCGGGTGTCCGGCGCCCGGCTCGCACCGCTGATCGACGCGCTCTGCGGCCGGCCGCTGAAGCCGCGCGAAGCCACCTACCTTCCCTTTCGCGATGCGGCCGGCGAGCCGGTCGACCATGGGCTGGCGATCCACTTTCCCTCGCCCCATTCGTTCACCGGGGAGGACGTGCTCGAGCTGCAGGCCCACGGCGGCGCGGTGGTGCTGCAGCTTTTGCTGGCGCGCTGCCTCGAAGCCGCCGCCGAACCCGATCCGGCCACCGGCAAGCCACGCCTGCCGGGACTGCGCGTGGCCGAGCCGGGCGAGTTCAGCCAGCGCGCCTTCCTGAACGGCAAGATCGACCTGGCCCAGGCAGAGGCCATCGCCGACCTGATCGACGCCAGCACCGAGGCGGCCGCGCGCAGCGCCGGGCGCTCGCTCTCGGGCGCTTTCTCGCGCGAGATCCACACGCTGCGCGACGCGCTCATCCACCTGCGCATGCTGGTCGAGGCCACGCTCGATTTCCCGGAAGAGGAGATCGACTTTCTGCAGAAGGCCGATGCGGCGGGCCAACTCGCCAGGTTGCAGGCGCAGCTGGCTGCGGTGCAGCAGCGCGCCAAGCAGGGCGCGCTGCTCCGCGAAGGCATCAAGGTGGTGATCGCGGGCCAGCCCAACGCGGGCAAGAGTTCGCTCCTCAATGCACTGGCCGGCGCCGAACTGGCCATCGTGAGCGCGGTGGCGGGCACCACGCGCGACGTGGTGTCGCAAACCATCCAGATCCACGGCGTGCCGCTGCACGTGGCCGACACGGCGGGCCTGCGCGAAAGCAGCGACGAGGTGGAGCAGATCGGCGTGGCGCGCGCATGGGGCCAGATCGAGAGCGCCGACGCGGTCCTCTTCCTGCACGACCTCACGCGTGCGAGCCTGCCCGACTACGCCGCGGCCGACGCCGGGATCCTGCGCAGCCTGCGGCAGAAGCTGCCCGCCAGCGTGCCGGTGCTCGATGTCTGGAACAAGCAGGACGCCGCCCCCATGGCCGGTATAGCCGAAGGCATCGCCTTGTCCGCCAGGACGGGCCTCGGCATCGAGGCCCTGCGCGAGCAGCTGCTGGCCATGGCCGGCTGGCAGGCCGTACCCGAAGGCGTCTACCTGGCTCGCGCGCGCCATGTGCAGGCGCTGGCCCGTGTCGACACCCACCTGCGGTTGGCCGGGAGCCACCTGGCGGCACAGGCGCAAATGCTCGACCTGCTGGCCGAGGAACTGCGCCTGGCGCAGAACGCGCTGAACGAAATCACCGGGGAGTTCGGCGCCGACGACTTGCTGGGCGTCATCTTTTCGCGCTTCTGTATCGGTAAATAG
- the yidC gene encoding membrane protein insertase YidC, producing the protein MNDIRRTILWVIFGFSLVLLWDQWQVFNGNKPTFLPSSKPAAVASAPAGGTPATANGVPTASAAGGSPAAVPAQAAPAAPRERVNVTTDLFKAVIDSEGATVNYLELLKYEEADRTKHVVLFENDSAATRYVAQTGLLSQTGEAFPNHLTPMTPKAGPREMAEGQNTLEVSFESAPSGGLKYVKTYLFKRGEYTIGVRHEVVNVSDQPRDAQLYMQLLRHGTVAAGTMFGTNTFTGPAAYTNEKKFHKLDFKDISKGKIEPPPPANDGWIAMVQHYFVSAWLLKGDPASEQLRREFRVKDLGDNLYTVAMVATLPKIAPGQTQVVNSALFAGPEEEKKLEAIAPGLDLVKDYGIFAIISKPLYWLLNQLHGILGNWGWAIVALVVLLKAAFYWLNAKAYASMAKMKAINPKIMEMRERLKDKPQEMQQEMMRIYKSEKVNPMGGCFPIVIQIPVFIALYWVLLSSVEMRHAPWIGWITDLSAPDPWYILPVVMTLTSLFQTWLNPTPPDPMQAKLMWIMPLAFSVMFIFFPAGLVLYWITNNVLSIAQQWFINKRLGVLGK; encoded by the coding sequence ATGAACGATATACGCCGCACGATCCTGTGGGTGATTTTTGGTTTCTCGCTGGTGCTGCTGTGGGACCAATGGCAGGTATTCAACGGCAACAAGCCGACCTTCCTGCCGTCGAGCAAGCCGGCTGCCGTGGCCTCTGCGCCGGCAGGCGGCACGCCGGCCACCGCCAACGGCGTGCCGACCGCGTCCGCCGCCGGCGGCAGCCCCGCAGCCGTGCCGGCGCAAGCCGCACCGGCCGCGCCGCGCGAGCGCGTCAACGTCACGACCGACCTGTTCAAGGCCGTGATCGACAGCGAAGGCGCGACGGTCAACTACCTCGAACTGCTGAAGTACGAAGAGGCCGACCGCACCAAGCACGTGGTGCTGTTCGAGAACGACTCGGCCGCCACCCGCTACGTGGCCCAGACCGGCCTCTTGAGCCAGACCGGCGAAGCCTTTCCCAACCACCTGACGCCGATGACGCCGAAGGCCGGGCCGCGCGAAATGGCCGAAGGCCAGAACACGCTCGAGGTGAGCTTCGAGAGCGCGCCTTCGGGCGGCCTGAAGTACGTCAAGACCTACCTGTTCAAGCGCGGCGAGTACACCATCGGCGTGCGCCATGAAGTCGTCAACGTGAGCGACCAGCCGCGCGACGCCCAGCTCTACATGCAGCTGCTGCGCCACGGCACCGTGGCGGCCGGCACCATGTTCGGCACCAACACCTTCACCGGCCCGGCGGCCTATACCAACGAGAAGAAGTTCCACAAGCTCGACTTCAAGGACATCTCCAAGGGCAAGATCGAGCCGCCGCCTCCCGCCAACGACGGCTGGATCGCCATGGTGCAGCACTACTTCGTGTCGGCCTGGCTGCTCAAGGGCGACCCGGCCAGCGAACAGCTCCGGCGTGAATTCCGCGTGAAGGACCTGGGCGACAACCTCTACACCGTGGCCATGGTGGCCACGCTGCCGAAGATCGCCCCGGGCCAGACGCAGGTGGTCAACAGCGCGCTGTTCGCCGGCCCCGAGGAAGAGAAGAAGCTCGAAGCCATTGCACCGGGCCTGGACCTGGTCAAGGACTACGGCATCTTCGCGATCATCTCCAAGCCCCTGTACTGGCTGCTGAACCAGCTGCACGGCATCCTGGGGAACTGGGGCTGGGCCATCGTGGCGCTGGTGGTGCTGCTGAAGGCGGCCTTCTACTGGCTCAACGCCAAGGCGTACGCGAGCATGGCCAAGATGAAGGCCATCAACCCCAAGATCATGGAAATGCGCGAGCGGCTGAAGGACAAGCCGCAGGAAATGCAGCAGGAGATGATGCGCATCTACAAGAGCGAGAAGGTCAACCCGATGGGCGGCTGCTTCCCGATCGTGATCCAGATCCCGGTGTTCATCGCGCTCTACTGGGTGCTGCTGTCGTCGGTCGAGATGCGCCACGCACCGTGGATCGGCTGGATCACCGACCTCTCGGCGCCCGATCCCTGGTACATCCTGCCGGTCGTGATGACGCTCACCTCGCTGTTCCAGACCTGGCTCAACCCGACGCCGCCGGATCCGATGCAGGCCAAGCTGATGTGGATCATGCCGCTCGCGTTCAGCGTGATGTTCATCTTCTTCCCGGCCGGCCTGGTGCTGTACTGGATCACGAACAACGTGCTGTCGATCGCGCAGCAGTGGTTCATCAACAAGCGGCTGGGTGTGCTGGGCAAGTAA
- the yidD gene encoding membrane protein insertion efficiency factor YidD, producing the protein MKRLLIGLVKGYRLLLSPWLGQSCRFEPTCSLYSIEALEVHGALKGSYLTLHRIVRCQPWCQGGHDPVPPKSPRRTGKPGSLFSSLLSSDKKSSS; encoded by the coding sequence ATGAAGCGCCTGCTGATCGGCCTCGTGAAAGGCTATCGCCTGCTCCTGAGCCCCTGGCTCGGGCAGTCGTGCCGCTTCGAGCCGACCTGCTCCCTCTATTCGATCGAGGCGCTCGAAGTGCACGGCGCCCTCAAGGGCAGCTACCTCACCCTGCACCGCATCGTGCGCTGCCAGCCCTGGTGCCAGGGCGGGCACGATCCGGTTCCACCGAAATCACCGCGTCGCACTGGCAAGCCAGGCTCGCTGTTTTCGTCTCTTCTCTCCTCCGACAAGAAGTCTTCGTCATGA
- a CDS encoding ribonuclease P protein component, with product MQRLKTRAQFQAVLAGATVARTAHFALHRCALDSSSAQPLFASDDVWVGAMVPKRWARRAVTRNAIKRQIYTVSATPDAGLPRAAHVVRLRAGFDRKEFVSASSDKLKAAVRAELQQLLARAARSAASSP from the coding sequence ATGCAGCGGCTCAAGACCCGCGCGCAATTCCAGGCCGTCCTCGCAGGTGCCACCGTGGCGCGCACTGCTCACTTCGCATTGCATCGCTGCGCGCTCGATTCGTCGAGCGCGCAGCCTTTGTTCGCGTCGGACGATGTCTGGGTGGGCGCCATGGTGCCCAAGCGCTGGGCGCGCCGCGCAGTCACGCGCAACGCCATCAAGCGCCAGATCTACACCGTGAGTGCCACACCCGATGCCGGCTTGCCGCGTGCGGCGCACGTGGTGCGGCTGCGCGCGGGTTTTGACCGCAAGGAATTCGTGAGCGCCTCTTCGGACAAGCTCAAGGCGGCCGTGCGCGCCGAGCTCCAGCAACTGCTGGCGCGGGCCGCGCGCTCTGCCGCATCTTCACCATGA
- the rpmH gene encoding 50S ribosomal protein L34 produces the protein MKRTYQASKVRRARTHGFLVRMKTRGGRAVINARRAKGRKRLAV, from the coding sequence ATGAAACGCACTTACCAAGCTTCCAAAGTCCGCCGCGCCCGTACCCACGGCTTTCTGGTCCGCATGAAGACCCGTGGCGGCCGTGCCGTCATCAACGCACGCCGCGCCAAGGGCCGCAAGCGCCTGGCCGTCTGA